The Novibacillus thermophilus genome segment TGAGTAACACGTGGGCAACCTGCCTGCAAGACCGGGATAACTGCGGGAAACCGGAGCTAATACCGGATAAGAGGCTTTTCCGCATGGGGGAGCCTTAAAAGGCGGCGGAAGTCGTCACTTGCAGATGGGCCCGCGGCGCATTAGCTAGTTGGTGAGGGAAGGGCTCACCAAGGCGACGATGCGTAGCCGACCTGAGAGGGTGACCGGCCACACTGGGACTGAGACACGGCCCAGACTCCTACGGGAGGCAGCAGTAGGGAATTTTCGGCAATGGGGGGAACCCTGACCGAGCAACGCCGCGTGAGCGAGGACGGCCTTCGGGTTGTAAAGCTCTGTCATGTGGGAAGAACGGCTAGGAGAGGGCATGCTCTTAGCGTGACGGTACCACAGGAGGAAGCCCCGGCTAACTACGTGCCAGCAGCCGCGGTAACACGTAGGGGGCGAGCGTTGTCCGGAATTATTGGGCGTAAAGGGCGCGCAGGCGGTCTCTTAAGTCTGATGTGAAAGGCCACGGCTCAACCGTGGGATGGCATTGGAAACTGGGGGACTTGAGTGCAGGAGAGGGGAGCGGAATTCCCGGTGTAGCGGTGAAATGCGTAGAGATCGGGAGGAACACCAGTGGCGAAGGCGGCTCTCTGGCCTGTAACTGACGCTGAGGCGCGAAAGCGTGGGGAGCGAACAGGATTAGATACCCTGGTAGTCCACGCCGTAAACGATGAGTGCTAGGTGTTAGGGGCGTCACGCCCTTAGTGCCGAAGTAAACACATTAAGCACTCCGCCTGGGGAGTACGGCCGCAAGGCTGAAACTCAAAGGAATTGACGGGGGCCCGCACAAGCGGTGGAGCATGTGGTTTAATTCGAAGCAACGCGAAGAACCTTACCAGGGCTTGACATCCTCTGACCCCTCTAGAGATAGAGGTTTCCCTTCGGGGACAGAGAGACAGGTGGTGCATGGTTGTCGTCAGCTCGTGTCGTGAGATGTTGGGTTAAGTCCCGCAACGAGCGCAACCCTTGAGCTTAGTTGCCAGCATTGAGTTGGGCACTCTAAGCTGACTGCCAGTGACAAGCTGGAGGAAGGTGGGGATGACGTCAAATCATCATGCCCCTTATGTCCTGGGCGACACACGTGCTACAATGGCTGGTACAGAGGGCAGCGAAGCGGTGACGCGGAGCCAATCCCAGAAAGCCAGTCTCAGTTCGGATCGCAGGCTGCAACTCGCCTGCGTGAAGGAGGAATCGCTAGTAATCGCGGATCAGCATGCCGCGGTGAATACGTTCCCGGGCCTTGTACACACCGCCCGTCACACCACGAGAGTCTGTAACACCCGAAGTCGGTGAGGCAACCGTAAGGAGCCAGCCGCCGAAGGTGGGACAGATGATTGGGGTGAAGTCGTAACAAGGTAGCCGTATCGGAAGGTGCGGCTGGATCACCTCCTTTCTACGGAGTAAAAAAAGGCGTTCGGCTTGTTCGTTTAGTTTTGAGGGAGACATTCTCAGAAGAGAATGGTCTCTGCCGTCCCGTGGAGGGGCGGATGTGTTCCTTGAAAACTGGATCGGAAGCATTCACCGGGATGACGAGAGTCATGTCGAGAACGATTAAGCGAGAAAGGGCGCACGGTGGATGCCTAGGCGCCAGGAGCCGACGAAGGACGGGGCGAACACCGAAATGCCTCGGGGAGCCGTAAGCAGGCGTAGATCCGGGGATGTCCGAATGGGGGAACCCGCTCTCTTTCATAGGAGAGCATCCGTTGCTGAATGCATAGGCAGCGGAGGGCAACCAGGGGAACTGAAACATCTTAGTACCCTGAGGAAAAGAAAGCAAGGCGGGCCCTGCGAAAGGGAACCTTTCGTGGGTGCTCAAAGCGATTTCCTGAGTAGCGGCGAGCGAAACGGAAACAGCCCAAACCCGGCACTCAACTGAGATCCACAAGACGCATTTATCATATGCGTAGTGGGTTTGAGTTGAGTGTCGGGGGTTGTGGGGCGTCTCATAAGGAGTGAGAAACGGACGGGATAGCCGAAGCGGCCTGGAACGGCCCATCGGAGAAGGTAAGAATCCTGTAGGCGAAATTCTGTCCGCTCCGAGACGGACCCCGAGTACCGCGGGGCACGGGGAACCCCGTGGGAAGCAGGGAGGCCCACCTCCCAAGGCTAAATACTCCCTGGCGACCGATAGCGCACCAGTACCGTGAGGGAAAGGTGAAAAGCACCCCGGGAGGGGAGTGAAAGAGAACCTGAAACCGTGTGCCTACAAGCAGTCGGAGTCCGGGTAATCTGGATGACGGCGTACCTTTTGTAGAATGGACCGGCGAGTGACGATGCGTAGCGAGGTTAAGCGGGAGACGCGGAGCCGTAGCGAAAGCGAGTCTGAAGAGGGCGATTTTAGTTGCGCGTCGTCGACCCGAAACCGAGTGATCTACCCATGTCCAGGGTGAAGGTCGGGTAACACCGACTGGAGGCCCGCACCCACGTCTGTTGAAAAAGGCGGGGATGAGGGGTGGGTAGGGGTGAAATGCCAATCGAACTCGGAGATAGCTGGTTCTCCCCGAAATAGCTTTAGGGCTAGCCTCAGGGGAAGAATCGCGGAGGTAGAGCACTGATTGCGTGAGGGGCCCTCGACGGGTTACCGATCGCAGTCAAACTCCGAATGCCGTTGATTCGGTTCCTGGGAGTCAGACGTCGGGTGCTAAGATTCGACGTCGAGAGGGGAACAACCCAGACCATCAGCTAAGGTCCCGAAGTATCCGTTAAGTGGGAAAGGATGTGGCGTTGCCGAGACAACCAGGATGTTGGCTTAGAAGCAGCCATCATTGAAAGAGTGCGTAAAAGCTCACTGGTCAAGTGACGTCGCGCCGAAAATGTACCGGGGCTAAACGGATCACCGAAGCTATGGGCGGGACACCGTGGTAGGGGAGCGTACCCAGTGCAGCGAAGGATTTCCGGGAGGGAATGTGGAGCGCTGGGTAGTGAGAATGCCGGTATGAGTAACGATAAGAGGGGTGAGAATCCCTCCGCCGAAAGCCTAAGGGTTCCTGAGGAAGGTTCGTCCGCTCAGGGTAAGTCGGGACCTAAGCCGAGGCTGAAGAGCGTAGGCGATGGAGAACAGGTGGAGATTCCTGTACCACCGCGTTCCGATTGAGCGAAGGGGGACGCAGGAGGGCAGGGGAGCAGGCGGATGGATGTGCCTGTCCAAGCGGTGAGAGAGCAGCGCGAGGCAAATCCCGCGTTGCGAGAATCTTGAGCCGTGATGGGGAGTGAAACTTAGAGTAGCGAAGTCCCTGCACCCACACTGACAAGAAAAGCCTCTAGCGAGGAGCGCGGTGCCCGTACCGCAAACCGACACAGGTAGGCGAGGAGAGGATCCTAAGGCGCACGGGAGAACTCTCGTTAAGGAACTCGGCAAAATGGCCCCGTAACTTTGGGAGAAGGGGTGCCCCGTTAGGGTGGCCGAGAGGTTGCCTGAGGGGGCCGCAGTGAAGAGGTCCAAGCGACTGTTTAGCAAAAACACAGGTCTCTGCGAAGCCGCAAGGCGACGTATAGGGGCTGACGCCTGCCCGGTGCTGGAAGGTTAAGGGGAGGACTTAGCGGAAGCGAAGGTCTGAACCGAAGCCCCAGTAAACGGCGGCCGTAACTATAACGGTCCTAAGGTAGCGAAATTCCTTGTCGGGTAAGTTCCGACCCGCACGAAAGGCGTAACGACTTGGACACTGTCTCAACGAGAGGCCCGGTGAAATTGTAGTATGCGTGAAGATGCGCATTACCCACGACAAGACGGAAAGACCCCGTGGAGCTTGACTGCAGCCTGATAGTGGATTTGGCGATGATGTGTACAGGATAGGTGGGAGCCAGAGAAATCGGTTCGCCAGGATCGAGGGAGGCGCCGGTGGGATACCACCCTCATCATGGTTAAATCCTAACCGACCGCCGTGAGCCGGTGGCGGGACATTGTCAGGTGGGCAGTTTGACTGGGGCGGTCGCCTCCTAAAAGGTAACGGAGGCGCTCGAAGGTTCCCTCAGCGCGGTTGGACATCGCGTGAGGAGTGTAAAGGCAGAAGGGAGCTTGACTGCGAGACTGACAGGTCGAGCAGGGACGAAAGTCGGACTTAGTGATCCGGTGGTTCTGAGTGGAAGGGCCATCGCTCAACGGATAAAAGCTACCCCGGGGATAACAGGCTTATCTCCCCCAAGAGTCCACATCGACGGGGAGGTTTGGCACCTCGATGTCGGCTCATCGCATCCTGGGGCTGAAGCAGGTCCCAAGGGTTGGGCTGTTCGCCCATTAAAGCGGTACGCGAGCTGGGTTCAGAACGTCGTGAGACAGTTCGGTCCCTATCTGTCGTGGGCGCAGGAAATCTGAAGAGGAGCCGTCCTTAGTACGAGAGGACCGGGACGGACACACCGCTGGTGGACCAGTTGTTCTGCCAAGGGCATCGCTGGGTAGCCACGTGTGGCCGGGATAAGCGCTGAAAGCATCTAAGCGTGAAGCCCCCTCAAGATGAGATTTCCCACCAGGCACTCAGGTGCTTGGGTAAGACCCCTTGGAGAAGACGAGGTGGATCGGTCCGAGGTGTAAGCGTGGTAACACGTTGAGCTGACGGATACGAATCGGTCGAGGGCTTAATCGAGAGAATGCTTCCGACCAGTTTTGAGGGAATGCTGTCTGGTGGCCATAGCGGAGGGGACACACGCGTACCCATGCCGAACACGACCGTTAAGCCCTCCAGCGCCGATGGTACTCGGGGCGAGAGCCCCTGGGAGAGTAGGTCGCTGCCAGGCACTCGCGAAAAGACCCGTGAAATGCGGGTCTTTTTTCATGGGGTGTGACATTTATGAAAATTTTTCATAACATTAGTATACAACAAGTAACACTCGTCAAGAATGAGGAAGAGGTTTGAAGACGAATCGAGGTTGATGGCTTATGGAACAGGACACCATTCGCGACGCGAGTGAGTGTATCATTTGTGAACAGAAAAGTGTCAAAGGGATTACTGTCTGTGATCAGTTTATATGCGAATCGTGCGAGCAAGAGATGATAAAAACGGATGTAAAGGAACCGAAGTACCCGCTGTTTGTCAAACGGTTGCGGCGCATATGGTTGAAAGACGCCTAACGTGCCGTATGACTGAGGCTGTCGGACACCCGTATCACATTAAATGTGGTGCGGGTGTCACTTTGTTTTCAATACAGTTTGTTATGGTAAACTTTAGTGAAACGGCTATGTTTATTGGTGATGGACATGAAGCAACACGATACACCGTTATTAGACGCCCTTATTCGCCATGTAGAAACACACGACAGTTACTTTCACGTCCCAGGGCACAAGCAAGGTCGTTTTTTTGACAAAGGGGGACGCCCTTATTTTGAGGAAATACTTAAATTAGATCTGACGGAAGTCGGTGAATTGGACGACCTGCACGAACCGACAGGGGTGATTCTGGAAGCGCAGCGTTTGGCCGCTCACGCGTTTGGGGCGACGCAGACATGGTTTTTAGTGGGAGGGTCGACGGTTGGAAATTTAGCGCTCGTGAAGACTGTGTGTGCGCCGGGAGACGGAAT includes the following:
- a CDS encoding sigma factor G inhibitor Gin, with translation MEQDTIRDASECIICEQKSVKGITVCDQFICESCEQEMIKTDVKEPKYPLFVKRLRRIWLKDA